A window of the Lactuca sativa cultivar Salinas chromosome 5, Lsat_Salinas_v11, whole genome shotgun sequence genome harbors these coding sequences:
- the LOC111891549 gene encoding dolichyl-diphosphooligosaccharide--protein glycosyltransferase subunit 2, with protein MARKLGFTFLLLAVASICEAAAIFNPISESHKSAAIELFSRADGSFSSLEEAFEALRTFEILGIDTKPDLKDSTCKSVVDTLSSESSNSKDLYHALRVGSLLKCKINKEALMGVTSRLKGSVKDAKSLLDFYYSIGGLTLIKDQTSEVDVLLEDADGIFRSIKALSQSDGRWRYSSNNPDSSTYAAGVALETLSGIITLTSSELDGNLIEALKKDAVKLFENIDKYDDGANFFDDQHQGPVSATSSVVRGLTTFASASGSFNIPGDKILGLARFFLGIGIPGNSKDLYHQIDALACLDQNRALVPLVLSLPASVLSFTSQDKLKVRVTTVLGSTSTTPPLSVKLMQVFTSGSKDASIINQELRFDPKEEVHTLDAFPAGVDVGKYIFAFEIVLSDPEHKKIYATGGRTKVPVYVTGVIKIDNAKIQVLESDSVEETQNKLDLSGKNDVALSANHLQKLRLSFQLTTPLQNPFNPHQALMKLRHESGVEHIFVVGNSRKQFEITLDFLGLVEKLFYLSGKYDIELTVGDAAMENSFSQALGHIDLDLPEVPEKATRPPPQAVDPYSRFGPMPEISHIFRPQEKRPSQQLSYAFSGLVFVPFLAFLIGLSRLGANMKNFPTSTAPATFAILFHGGIAAVLVLYILFWLKLDLFTTLKALGVLGMFLLFVGHRTLSHLASTSSKVKSA; from the exons ATGGCAAGGAAATTAGGATTTACTTTTTTACTACTAGCAGTAGCGTCGATCTGTGAGGCTGCTGCAATATTTAACCCGATCTCTGAATCTCACAAGTCCGCGGCAATTGAACTGTTTTCCCGTGCCGATGGTTCATTTTCGAG CTTAGAAGAAGCATTCGAAGCTTTAAGGACATTTGAAATCCTTGGAATAGACACAAAACCTGATCTAAAGGATTCCACTTGTAAATCTGTGGTGGATACTCTTTCTTCAGAATCATCCAACTCAAAGGATCTGTATCATGCATTACGAGTTGGTTCGTTATTAAAATGCAAGATCAACAAAGAGGCTCTAATG GGTGTTACATCAAGGCTTAAAGGCTCTGTCAAAGATGCAAAGTCACTTCTAGATTTCTACTATTCGATAGGAGGTTTGACACTAATTAAG GATCAAACTTCTGAAGTGGATGTGCTTCTTGAAGATGCTGATGGAATTTTCAGATCTATAAAG GCTCTCAGTCAAAGTGATGGAAGGTGGCGTTACAGCTCTAACAATCCTGACTCAAGCACTTATGCTGCAG GAGTAGCACTTGAAACACTTTCTGGAATTATTACTTTGACATCATCTGAACTTGATGGCAATCTG ATTGAGGCACTGAAAAAGGATGCTGTGAAGCTATTTGAAAATATTGATAAATATG ATGATGGGGCCAATTTCTTTGATGATCAACATCAAGGTCCTGTTTCAGCCACCTCATCAGTTGTTCGTGGGCTGACAACTTTCGCTTCCGCTTCCGGAAGTTTTAAT ATACCAGGGGACAAGATATTGGGTTTGGCAAGATTTTTTCTTGGGATTGGAATCCCTGGCAATAGCAAGGATTTATATCACCAAATTGATGCTTTAGCTTGCTTAGATCAAAACAG GGCATTGGTTCCTCTCGTTTTATCACTTCCAGCTAGTGTCCTTTCGTTTACCAGCCAAGACAAACTTAAG GTCAGGGTGACCACTGTACTGGGATCTACATCTACCACACCTCCTTTATCAGTAAAACTCATGCAAGTTTTCACCTCTGGATCAAAGGACGCTTCAATAATTAACCAG GAACTCAGATTTGACCCTAAAGAAGAGGTCCACACCCTTGATGCTTTTCCAGCTGGTGTTGATGTTGGGAAGTATATTTTTGCTTTTGAG ATTGTGCTTTCAGATCCagaacataaaaaaatatatgcaaCTGGAGGACGAACAAAGGTGCCAGTTTATGTCACAGGAGTCATCAAAATTGATAATGCCAAAATCCAAGTACTCGAGAGCGACAGTGTAGAAGAGACTCAAAACAA GCTTGATTTATCTGGAAAGAACGACGTGGCGTTGTCAGCAAACCATCTTCAAAAGCTGAGGTTGTCTTTTCAGTTGACAACTCCACTTCAAAACCCGTTCAATCCTCACCAAGCATTGATGAAGTTGAGACATGAATCTGGAGTTGAACATATTTTTGTTGTGGGGAATTCTCGCAAGCAGTTTGAGATTACACTG GATTTTCTTGGGCTTGTTGAGAAATTATTTTATCTCTCGGGTAAATACGACATTGAGTTGACAGTTGGTGATGCTGCCATG GAGAACTCTTTCTCACAAGCTCTTGGCCATATCGATTTGGATCTACCTGAAGTACCCGAAAAGGCAACCCGCCCGCCTCCCCAAGCTGTTGACCCGTATTCAAGATTTGGCCCGATGCCAGAAATAAGTCACATATTCAGACCACAGGAGAAGcgtccttctcaacaactctctTATGCTTTCTCGGGTCTCGTTTTTGTTCCGTTTCTTGCATTTTTGATCGGG TTGTCGCGTCTTGGTGCGAACATGAAGAACTTCCCTACATCAACAGCACCTGCCACATTCGCCATCCTATTCCATGGTGGTATTGCAGCCGTTCTTGTACTCTACATTCTTTTCTGGTTGAAG CTTGATCTTTTCACAACATTGAAAGCGTTGGGAGTTTTAGGAATGTTCTTGCTGTTTGTGGGTCATAGGACCCTTTCGCACCTTGCTTCAACATCATCCAAGGTGAAATCCGCTTGA